A genomic window from Natrinema sp. HArc-T2 includes:
- a CDS encoding sister chromatid cohesion protein PDS5, giving the protein MSHHNEITTGEGLEVTLGIDQLETFLTADDPDVREYAARTLAEEATDRPADVRSAVTSLTECLADEPAVRSHAAAALSAVAAVYPAATQESVPALLERLDGPTPNRTDVADAVASIAVDDPTVVADSATTLAAAVTDDERHVRTRVTDALAAIAATDPEAVIPVTDEITTAIDDDAVSVRENAAAILAAVAAADPDAVLETRDRLVDHLDDEPAVREHTTRALCAIATDRPAAVASSVDALATGLTDEQKSVRVDSAAAIAAIAATRPEPVSEVIEALAATLADEPAVRTETVGALRAVAEDDPDAVVPAVDTLVDRLDDDNEAVRTDAAATLATLATDQPDAVTAAVDTLARRVARDDQPVRNHAVTTIAAVADVAPETVAPVVADLTSALAVEDEAIRLATVRAIAAVSTTDPASVRSVVPELAARLDDPHEPVRHRAAAAVGAIAREDPGDDDNVPALIEQLEDDDEWVRGYAASRLVEIAMSQTAAPHPAVRSLCRRLDHEHVSVRLGAARDLVTIAAERPHEVRVAVDALGERLLDDDADVRHTAALALERIATTDPDAIDPARAGLFDALDDADHSVRETARRTLAAVADDTADDCRPTVALAVAETEADAEPRRVAACEGLSVLGLETGTEADAAVVAVCDLLVEPAPTVRAAALETLETLLESDAETEPTPLEALMAVLSAGDERAAAVATALADVARMNPELIAAAATPLAGRLRAADGRERRGLERALTTAVAETDEQPVTARLCDELDADGADRRSIAGEIARLAGAAPDDAAAARDRLVELLETDDEAVRGYATLALGTLAVTGHDNGAAVKDTLEDFDGRLRAAASLVSGETPSHTDEINTQLSGMGRRLEGNPWAAGLAVLALSVLADESTQLRPTGISKIAAGLGVESPIVRVTAGRALASMAADDPDSFDAVTDELCAALSDADADVRATAGATLADIAELTETLEGDADRLATDLRPRLTDPDGRVRTRVLRTLTAIDAVDALPAVRPLTADPVPGVSGAATTATERLEYVRDHDEDDGRNWPMAGAGPAGTNAVAAGDALGPRPTAQWHVETAGDVEAPPALVGDTVFVADGNGVAALALADGSERWRVEMDAIETTPAVVDDTVYVARDAVVSAFEADTGERGWRHALDEPVRTPPIVADGTVYVGGDALTAIDAETGQTVWMEPVDDRIAGLAVADGVIYVTCSERVVAFAADDGDQCWETDLELEGTIHGPPAVADGRVAISCGDTLCVLAAADGERQFRFDTGGRLSASPAVADGSVYVASEDGSLYAIDASTGSERWRDALGQAGSGPVVLGDTVCLGTADGKLHALSTADGSRWWTVTPETVGAEPALVVASGQLCLGDEAGLTSFGADQSSWTASITGLLTGLGDGPAEG; this is encoded by the coding sequence ATGTCACACCACAATGAGATCACGACCGGAGAGGGGCTCGAAGTCACCCTCGGTATCGACCAACTCGAGACGTTTCTGACGGCTGACGATCCCGACGTGCGGGAGTACGCAGCCCGTACACTGGCCGAGGAGGCGACCGATCGACCGGCGGATGTCCGATCCGCGGTGACATCGTTGACCGAGTGCCTCGCCGACGAGCCGGCGGTCAGATCTCACGCAGCCGCGGCGCTGTCGGCTGTCGCAGCAGTCTACCCGGCAGCGACACAGGAGAGCGTGCCGGCGCTGCTCGAGCGACTCGACGGGCCAACCCCGAACCGAACGGACGTCGCCGACGCGGTCGCCTCGATTGCAGTCGACGACCCGACTGTCGTTGCAGACTCGGCGACGACTCTCGCAGCTGCCGTCACAGACGACGAGCGACACGTCCGGACTCGAGTGACGGATGCGCTCGCTGCGATTGCCGCGACCGATCCCGAAGCCGTCATCCCGGTGACCGACGAGATCACGACGGCGATCGACGACGACGCCGTCTCGGTTCGGGAAAACGCCGCGGCGATTCTCGCGGCTGTTGCCGCGGCCGATCCAGACGCCGTCCTCGAGACCCGTGACCGGCTCGTCGACCATCTCGATGACGAACCAGCCGTCCGCGAGCATACAACACGGGCGCTGTGTGCGATTGCGACCGATCGACCGGCGGCGGTTGCATCGTCGGTCGACGCCCTCGCGACGGGGCTGACCGACGAGCAGAAGTCGGTCCGCGTCGATTCCGCGGCGGCGATCGCGGCCATCGCAGCGACCCGTCCCGAACCGGTCAGCGAAGTCATCGAGGCGCTGGCTGCGACCCTCGCTGACGAGCCAGCCGTGAGAACGGAAACCGTCGGTGCGCTCCGGGCGGTCGCCGAGGACGATCCTGACGCGGTCGTGCCAGCCGTCGACACGCTCGTCGATCGGCTCGACGACGACAACGAGGCTGTTCGGACCGACGCGGCTGCGACGCTGGCGACGCTCGCGACCGACCAGCCCGACGCGGTCACTGCTGCCGTCGACACCCTCGCTCGCCGGGTGGCTCGCGACGACCAACCGGTTCGAAACCACGCCGTGACGACCATCGCCGCCGTCGCCGACGTGGCTCCCGAGACCGTCGCTCCCGTCGTTGCCGACCTCACCAGCGCCCTCGCGGTCGAAGACGAAGCCATCCGACTCGCGACCGTTCGGGCTATCGCTGCCGTCTCGACGACCGACCCGGCCTCCGTCCGGTCTGTCGTTCCCGAACTCGCCGCCCGTCTCGACGATCCACACGAACCGGTCCGCCACCGAGCGGCTGCGGCGGTCGGCGCGATCGCTCGCGAGGACCCCGGCGACGACGATAACGTCCCCGCACTGATCGAGCAACTCGAGGACGACGACGAGTGGGTCCGTGGCTACGCTGCCAGCAGGCTCGTCGAGATCGCGATGTCGCAGACGGCGGCTCCCCATCCGGCGGTTCGCTCGCTGTGTCGGCGACTCGACCACGAGCACGTATCGGTCCGGCTCGGGGCCGCCCGCGATCTAGTGACCATCGCCGCCGAGCGGCCTCACGAGGTCCGCGTGGCCGTCGACGCACTCGGCGAGCGGCTGTTGGACGACGACGCAGACGTCCGCCACACCGCGGCGCTGGCCCTCGAGCGGATCGCGACGACGGATCCGGACGCGATCGACCCGGCGCGGGCGGGACTGTTCGACGCGCTCGACGATGCCGATCACAGCGTCCGCGAGACGGCCCGCCGGACGCTCGCGGCGGTTGCTGACGACACAGCGGATGACTGCCGACCGACGGTCGCGCTTGCCGTCGCGGAAACCGAGGCCGACGCGGAGCCGCGTCGCGTCGCTGCCTGCGAGGGACTGTCCGTTCTCGGCCTCGAGACCGGTACCGAAGCCGACGCTGCCGTCGTCGCCGTCTGTGACCTGCTCGTCGAGCCGGCGCCGACCGTCCGTGCCGCGGCACTCGAGACGCTCGAAACGCTCCTCGAATCCGACGCCGAGACTGAGCCGACGCCGCTCGAGGCGCTCATGGCAGTCCTGTCGGCTGGCGACGAGCGCGCGGCTGCTGTCGCGACGGCGCTTGCAGATGTCGCCCGGATGAATCCAGAACTGATCGCGGCTGCGGCGACGCCGCTTGCCGGGCGACTGCGAGCAGCGGACGGTCGCGAGCGACGCGGGCTCGAGCGTGCGCTGACAACGGCTGTCGCGGAGACCGACGAACAGCCCGTGACCGCGAGACTGTGCGACGAACTCGACGCGGATGGGGCGGACCGTCGATCGATCGCTGGCGAAATCGCTCGACTGGCTGGCGCTGCCCCCGACGATGCGGCGGCAGCGCGTGATCGACTCGTCGAACTGCTCGAGACCGACGACGAAGCTGTCCGTGGATACGCGACGCTGGCGCTCGGAACGCTCGCCGTGACGGGCCACGACAACGGTGCAGCGGTGAAAGACACACTCGAGGACTTCGACGGGCGACTGCGAGCAGCCGCCTCGCTCGTCAGCGGCGAGACGCCGTCGCACACCGACGAGATCAATACACAGCTCTCGGGTATGGGGCGGCGACTCGAGGGCAATCCGTGGGCTGCCGGGCTGGCTGTCCTCGCGCTGTCGGTCCTCGCAGACGAGTCAACACAGTTGCGTCCGACGGGCATCTCGAAGATCGCAGCCGGCCTCGGCGTCGAGAGTCCGATCGTCCGCGTCACCGCCGGGCGAGCGCTGGCGTCGATGGCTGCCGACGATCCCGACAGCTTCGACGCGGTGACCGACGAGCTGTGTGCGGCGCTGTCGGATGCAGACGCCGACGTTCGTGCGACGGCTGGGGCTACACTGGCCGACATCGCCGAACTGACGGAAACGCTCGAGGGCGACGCAGATCGGCTCGCAACCGACCTGCGTCCGCGGCTCACCGATCCCGACGGGCGCGTTCGGACCCGCGTCCTCCGGACCCTGACGGCGATCGATGCCGTCGACGCGCTCCCCGCCGTTCGCCCGCTCACTGCCGATCCGGTTCCCGGGGTATCGGGCGCGGCGACGACCGCAACGGAGCGACTCGAGTACGTCCGTGACCACGACGAAGACGACGGTCGCAACTGGCCGATGGCGGGTGCGGGGCCGGCAGGAACGAACGCCGTCGCAGCGGGCGACGCACTCGGACCCCGACCGACGGCCCAGTGGCACGTCGAGACCGCCGGCGACGTCGAGGCCCCACCAGCGCTGGTCGGCGACACCGTCTTCGTCGCCGACGGGAACGGTGTGGCCGCGCTGGCGCTCGCAGACGGCAGCGAACGCTGGCGCGTCGAGATGGACGCGATCGAAACCACGCCCGCGGTCGTCGACGACACCGTCTACGTCGCCCGCGATGCCGTGGTCTCGGCGTTCGAGGCCGACACCGGCGAGCGCGGCTGGCGACACGCACTGGACGAGCCGGTCCGAACGCCGCCGATCGTCGCCGACGGAACGGTCTACGTCGGCGGCGACGCACTCACCGCGATCGACGCCGAGACCGGCCAGACGGTCTGGATGGAGCCAGTCGACGATCGAATCGCCGGGCTCGCCGTCGCCGATGGCGTCATCTACGTCACCTGTAGCGAGCGCGTCGTCGCGTTCGCAGCCGACGATGGGGACCAGTGCTGGGAGACAGACCTCGAACTCGAGGGGACGATCCACGGCCCGCCGGCGGTCGCGGACGGGAGGGTCGCGATAAGTTGTGGCGACACGCTGTGTGTGCTGGCTGCCGCTGACGGTGAACGGCAGTTCCGCTTCGATACTGGCGGTCGACTCTCGGCGTCGCCGGCGGTCGCGGACGGGTCCGTCTACGTCGCCAGCGAGGACGGCAGCCTCTATGCGATCGATGCCAGTACCGGAAGCGAACGCTGGCGAGACGCACTCGGACAGGCAGGAAGCGGGCCGGTCGTTCTCGGCGACACCGTCTGTCTGGGGACCGCCGATGGGAAATTGCACGCGCTCTCGACTGCCGACGGCTCTCGATGGTGGACGGTCACGCCAGAGACAGTCGGCGCGGAACCGGCGCTCGTCGTCGCGAGCGGTCAGCTCTGTTTGGGAGACGAAGCCGGACTCACTTCGTTCGGTGCCGACCAGTCGTCGTGGACGGCGTCGATCACTGGCCTCCTTACTGGGCTCGGAGACGGACCAGCAGAAGGGTAG
- a CDS encoding ABC transporter substrate-binding protein produces the protein MDDRTSEGPTGPTRRDLLAALGGASTAAVAGCSTTFGSESGSTLRVGTLRPPITLDPLTATSIGSEQAIGRVFDGLYEYGEGTEIVPAIAAGDPQIESDGQTVVVELEENARFQNGRAVVADDVVYSFTAPFEEDAPTAWRVSPFESVTAVDERTVRFSLADPYPALEDALTLPIVPRQEREADREAFATDPIGAGSFEVASFSEEKKATLRRWDDYWDEPTPEIDRLTMAYVEFPITQLTSLRTNRNEAIEPVSPLTVDHVDEVTNASVKRKQGYTWFYFGFNLNEGPTTDRRVREAISYCIDLEQAVAEFIEPVGQRQYGPLPPQVARDWNMPTEEWAALANPKDTDRANQLFSETGLVPGQIRILTSMDPKHKELGEALAGGLRDAGRGALVVSKPESAFLETYVSGSEHDYSVFVGEVSGTPDPDTHLYPTFHENMAGVTNGTFYREDAVMERLAAARHTREREQRRRRYEGAITRLLEDRVCLPICSFENSFAVAPDVEQFRVHPIAQVNPRLAAGETVVTMGGDA, from the coding sequence ATGGACGACAGAACGAGCGAGGGACCGACAGGGCCGACGCGGCGTGACCTGCTCGCTGCGCTCGGCGGTGCGAGTACGGCGGCGGTGGCGGGCTGTTCGACGACGTTCGGGTCGGAGTCGGGATCGACGCTCCGCGTCGGGACGCTCCGCCCGCCGATTACGCTCGACCCACTCACTGCGACGTCGATCGGCTCCGAGCAGGCAATCGGGCGCGTGTTCGATGGGCTCTACGAGTACGGCGAAGGGACCGAAATCGTGCCCGCGATCGCTGCCGGCGACCCGCAGATCGAATCCGACGGCCAAACGGTCGTCGTCGAACTCGAGGAGAACGCGCGATTCCAGAACGGTCGCGCGGTAGTCGCCGACGATGTGGTCTACTCGTTTACCGCACCGTTCGAGGAGGACGCACCCACAGCGTGGCGGGTGAGCCCGTTCGAGTCGGTCACGGCCGTCGACGAGCGCACGGTTCGCTTTTCGCTCGCAGACCCGTATCCGGCGCTCGAGGACGCGCTCACCCTCCCGATCGTCCCTCGGCAGGAGCGAGAAGCCGACCGGGAAGCGTTCGCCACCGACCCAATCGGCGCTGGCTCGTTCGAGGTGGCGTCGTTCAGCGAGGAGAAAAAGGCGACACTGCGCCGCTGGGACGACTACTGGGACGAGCCGACACCCGAAATCGATCGGCTCACGATGGCGTACGTCGAGTTCCCGATAACCCAGCTGACGAGCCTCCGGACGAATCGTAATGAGGCGATCGAGCCAGTGTCGCCGCTGACCGTCGACCACGTCGACGAAGTGACGAACGCGTCGGTGAAACGCAAGCAGGGCTACACCTGGTTTTACTTCGGGTTCAATCTGAACGAGGGGCCGACGACCGACCGGCGAGTGCGGGAGGCGATCAGCTACTGCATCGACCTCGAGCAAGCTGTCGCCGAGTTCATCGAGCCGGTGGGACAGCGCCAGTACGGCCCGCTGCCACCGCAGGTCGCCCGCGACTGGAACATGCCGACCGAGGAGTGGGCAGCACTCGCGAATCCGAAAGACACCGACCGGGCCAACCAGCTATTCAGCGAGACGGGGTTGGTACCCGGACAGATTCGTATCCTGACGTCGATGGACCCGAAACACAAAGAGCTCGGCGAGGCACTGGCCGGCGGCCTGCGGGACGCCGGTCGCGGCGCGCTCGTCGTCTCGAAACCCGAGTCAGCCTTCCTCGAGACGTACGTCTCCGGCTCCGAGCACGACTACTCGGTGTTCGTCGGCGAGGTCAGCGGGACGCCCGATCCGGACACACACCTCTATCCGACGTTCCACGAGAACATGGCCGGGGTGACGAACGGGACCTTCTATCGCGAAGACGCGGTTATGGAGCGGCTCGCAGCGGCTCGCCACACGCGAGAACGCGAGCAGCGACGACGCCGTTATGAGGGGGCGATCACGAGGCTCCTCGAGGATCGGGTCTGTCTGCCGATCTGCTCGTTCGAGAATAGCTTCGCCGTGGCCCCGGACGTCGAGCAGTTCCGTGTCCATCCGATCGCACAGGTAAACCCGCGGCTCGCAGCAGGAGAGACCGTCGTGACGATGGGAGGTGACGCATGA
- a CDS encoding APC family permease has translation MAGVVGWTLIVGYIGTIAMYAYAFGMYGQMLIGYEYVWGLPIRQFISVGIVAAFVGLNLLGAGSSAAVERYLVFIQAGIIAAFGLIGLWFGAANYQLRLGFAELGLNPIIAASVGFVSFEGWQLLFYDQEQFDDPNATLAKGVFISIPIAAAIYILVGFVITTLLPEEVIAAQPEPALLYGALAISKWAMLAIGIAGLVSTASAINSTMFSEALFAKNLISDDILPDEMGDTDVDAAPTRTVLVIGTLTAAFTALGSLEAVVEFASLAFILVFGTMSALALTIRDADDVDVNPIPPLLGLVGSAAFFVMLTWYLYSQLPAVFWLVVVIAAVVFTVEALYFKRQRLSEGVRQVEKRV, from the coding sequence GTGGCCGGCGTCGTCGGCTGGACGCTCATTGTCGGCTACATCGGAACGATAGCGATGTACGCCTACGCGTTCGGGATGTACGGCCAGATGCTCATCGGCTACGAATACGTCTGGGGACTGCCGATCCGCCAGTTCATCTCGGTCGGCATCGTCGCCGCCTTCGTCGGATTGAATCTGCTCGGTGCCGGCTCGTCGGCGGCGGTCGAACGCTATCTCGTCTTTATCCAAGCGGGAATCATCGCTGCCTTCGGCCTGATCGGCCTGTGGTTCGGTGCGGCGAACTATCAACTACGGCTTGGCTTCGCAGAACTCGGGCTCAATCCAATCATCGCCGCTTCGGTCGGCTTCGTCTCGTTTGAGGGCTGGCAACTCCTGTTCTACGATCAGGAACAGTTCGACGATCCCAATGCAACGCTCGCGAAGGGCGTGTTCATCTCGATCCCGATCGCGGCGGCTATCTACATCCTCGTCGGGTTCGTAATCACGACGCTGTTGCCCGAGGAAGTGATCGCTGCCCAGCCCGAACCGGCGCTGCTCTATGGCGCGCTCGCGATCTCGAAATGGGCCATGCTCGCGATTGGGATCGCCGGCCTCGTCTCGACGGCGAGTGCGATCAACTCGACGATGTTTAGCGAGGCGCTGTTCGCGAAGAACCTGATCAGCGACGACATTCTCCCCGACGAGATGGGGGACACGGACGTCGATGCTGCGCCGACACGGACCGTGCTCGTCATCGGCACCCTGACGGCTGCGTTCACCGCTCTCGGGAGCCTCGAGGCCGTCGTGGAGTTTGCTTCGCTGGCTTTCATCCTCGTCTTCGGTACGATGAGCGCGCTGGCGCTGACGATCCGCGACGCAGACGATGTCGATGTCAATCCCATCCCACCGCTACTCGGGCTCGTCGGCTCGGCAGCCTTCTTCGTCATGCTGACGTGGTATCTCTACTCGCAGCTCCCCGCCGTGTTCTGGCTGGTCGTCGTCATCGCGGCGGTCGTGTTCACGGTCGAAGCGCTGTATTTCAAACGCCAGCGACTCTCCGAAGGCGTTCGTCAGGTGGAAAAGCGGGTCTGA